In Pyrus communis chromosome 11, drPyrComm1.1, whole genome shotgun sequence, the sequence ttatggtaagagaaataaaaacaaaatcaccaaaaaaaaaaaacccaaaaaaccaaaaaagaaaaaaaatttgaaaaggaggGATGAGTACGATGCTAGCGATTGGTATAAGGTTATGTCGCCACTCTACTAGCAATTTATTCACCATATCGTATGAAGTACCAAttgtatccttttttttttcctctgttttttctttttccattgattttttttcctacatCACTTTATTTAGAACATgaagatgaaaaaataaaattttaacaaaaaaaaaattgatagttTAGGCGCAGGAAGACGCAGTTGCAACTCAAGCCTAGCGAGCTCAGACACTAGCCCCAGCCCAAACTCATGGCCTTGGGAAGGCCTAAGGCGCATTAGAAGCATTGAAGGCCCATGGGAAGGCCCAAGGTGAAACAAAAGTATTGATGGTCGTTAGATAATATTAATTTCAGGATATatctcataaataaataaataatcaaacttaATTAACTGCAACCAATAAGACGGTGAATGTTACCTCTATTTTAGGATGGTGAGCTAAAATGCACtcctcaaaagaaaagaaagaatttcTCTATCACGGGAGTAGATGCTACGATAATAGTGTATTATAACTAAACATCTGGAGACGCTAAGTTGGCAATGTCCTAAGCCAATAATTAATGAgattgttgagaatgaatctcacactGATGAGAAAAGAGACATTGCATGGGctataagtaagttgggttaCTTCTCATAGTGCCAATTAGTTTATTGGAGGAATCCCATATTCTCAATACTCCCCCTTAGGTGTGGCGGATTTTATTTTAAGCTGAACATATGGACAACACAACGGGATGACGTGGAGCGCATGGGGCAGTTTAACTTCACATTGCTCtgatactatgaagaaagttggggttccaccataaaaccaatttgcAATATGGAGACTAGCCCAACTTAATTTAAGCCCTTGCAAGGTCTCTCATCACATCAATGTGCGATTCATTCTCAATAGCCAAGTCATGTAGTTTGAAATATACGATGACAGCAGTAGATTCAGCcggaagattttatttttattttttatacaaagcATCTTATTAGCTAAGGTTTGAAAGAAACTTGGAATTCTGGAAAAGATTTTCATCTTAACAGCAGCTAGCGCAAACATTGTGAAAACAGAGGAGCAATTATGTGAGCAGCTTCATCAAGTTTACAAATGCTGTACAATTTGTAATAGGGACGTGTAAGTACCAAATATCACGACCACAACTCCGACTAAAATTATAAACCAAACAATCACCATCTCGCATCCGACCTTTCGATAAATACCTGAAATCTTTAGGTAGCAAACGCATGGTATTATAAGCGAAGCCGTGACGCTAAAAAATGCTCCAACCAGTGACATGAGATACCCGAAAAAGGGCAAAGCCAAAGCTACTGTCACACTGCTGATTACCAAGGCAGTACTCAGTAATAGGCTTAAAGGTATGTTATTGTTGTAGTGACTAGGAAACCGCTTTTTCACTGCATTTAGAATTGGTGTAACCATCAGTGCGTATTTGGACAGTGGATTGACAAGGATGGTGCATATTGCAAGTGTTGAGCTAAGTTTTTcagttggaaggtttagagttaTCTGGGACTCAACCCTTGACCCGAACATTAAGTACCCTAAAACTGCCATTGATGCGTAACTCGCAGTGCATACGATAAAGCTCAGGAGGAGGACCTGCATCAGTTAACGAAACATCAGATATTCAAAACTGAGCAATTAAACAGTACTTATATAGATGTGGGACTCAACGCTCACCAGCACTACTAACCAAGATATCGCATTTAGATTATAACCAAAGTAGCTATAGAGTAACATGTTTTTAACTACTTACATTTGAAAACTGACGTTTGTTTGTCATTGATGTGTAAAGGGTAGGAAACACGGGATGCGCGCAATAACAAAGAACATACAAGCTAACAGCTGTAGGGATTCCATTCCAATTAAGTGGTACAGATCCCTCGTGGTGAAATCCAATTCCATCAAAAGCGCCAGCCCAAAAAATCGAGCCGAGTATGATAGCAGAGGCAAAAACCCCAGTTGCCGATACATAAGAAAGAAGACTCAGGTTATCTAACCACACAGTCGGCATCACAACAAGTCCAGCGATCATAACGAAGCATTGTTTCCCACTCACTGTGAACCCTGAAGCAGCCAACTGCAAATCCATGTTTGGAAATAAGTTGTGCAAGTTATCACCCTCTATGATTAGGAAAGCTGTTGCAACTAAGTAGAGTTCTATGTTCATGAAAATCGACAACACGATTCTTCCTGTTTTCCCAAATGCCTGTTCCCCTATGTCGGGATAAGTTTTTATACTCGTATCCACTTCCATGCATCTTTGGATTAACAACCCTGAGTAaaatgcagcagcagcagtaacaaaaagaagtatCAAGCTTAGCCATCCTCCTGATGCTAGCGCATAAGGAACTGACAGTATCCCAATTCCTGAAACCACATTAAAAACAGTGTATATAATTTGGGTATTATAACTCCACAGGATCGCTTGAGCTAGTACTAACAAAAGTACTTACAGTCGCAATAGAATGTATACATGAAAGGTCTgtaaagcaaaaaaataaaggtTCTTAATTAGGTCAGATATCAATATATTCCCCCTCCTAATTTCCTGCGAGTGTTTGCAAATTATAACACATTAAGTAGCAGCTTGatgatcattttatttttagtttacaaggaaatgaaaactaaaaactgaaagcCATTTTTTTCGAGTTTCAAAATTTGGTTTCagttttttgtttagttttcattttttagaaaactaaaaactaaaaattaatatcagaAGGTTTTAGTTTTCgaataaaaatagaaattgaaaactgaaaacaaaatggttatcaaacaagCCTATGAATTTAGAGTGCAGGACACATACTTGGAGTACAATCGAATAGCCCTTTTGAGTAAGAAATTGTAGGTATAAAAAATGTCTAAAGGAGGAATTGAGATAATTGAAAAAATTTACAAGCTGTCACATATATAACGTAGTTGGATTTTCATGCATacacaaaaacaattaaaatgacAAGAAGAAATGCTAGAATGTATACGGCCAACAGAgaacatgcatgcatgaaaattaaggaaACAGAATGTACATAAATATACCTGAGAGGGCATTGAGACCAttgttgtgcggaagcgtcaaccaagtgtgagtgaaaaataaaccacaataactgacaaaagataaatggaacaataccaacaagaacaccaagatttatactggttcggcaatgcctacatccagtttggagacgacggagtattccactataatcaatgagaacatacaatagtgtttatcactcaatttcccaaagacccgaataacccaagctcacacacttacaataggaagagaaaaccaaaaatacaaagcaagacaatttgagaaaattcttctctatgccaaatggcttcttgctatttttctttcttccttgtttccttgatgttgtttgagttatgcctacacctccttttataggccaaaggcctctcatcaagtcaaaagaattaggcataaatgcatccattctttgaccacaaattaggcataagagcatccattttatttcccacatgtagcatgccaaccatcaattttgaccacaaaagtagccaacatcatttgttggttttagactacttgtttgagccaataatcaacaatctccaccttggcgcaAACCCTCTAAGTAGATCTCCCAATAGTCGTCTCCCACTCCCCCATGGggcaatcaacaaattttacaaatGTCAATCAAGTCTAAGCAGTGCTTAAACTTGAGCAACGAAACTGGATCAAATCGCTtgtaccattgtcttggagactgcttcaagccatacaatgatttttccaatttgcaaACCCAATTTTCCTTTCCAGCAACCTTAAAACCTTCTGGCTGAGACATATaaatctcttcctccaaatcaccatgtaagaacgcagtcttgacatcaagttgggccaactcaagatcaaactGCACAACCAAAGCCAACAGAATACGAATAGAAGAATGTTTTACTACAGGAGAAAATacctcattgtagtcaatgccttcTTTCTGAGTATAGCCTTTAGCTACCAATCTGGCTTTGAATCTTACATTGTCTTTTCCCAAAGATTCCATCTttttggcatacacccatttacaaccaatttctttcttcccctttgGTAACTGAACCAGCTTCCAAGTCTTATTTTTATGAAGAGATTTCATCTCATCATCCATAGATTTCttccacaactcgtactctgAACTCATGACAGCTTCTTTGTAGGTGGATGGAATATCATCTTCAATAACGGGAAGTGCATATGCCACAATATCAGTAAATCGAGCAGGCTTTCGAATTtcccttctcgatcttctggttGCAATATAGTCTTGTTGCTGTGGAGGCTCTTGGGTAGGTGcctcctcttcatcatcctcgtcCTCATCATCATGATTAACTGTAGGACTCGTGTCTGTAACATCAGACCTTACTGGAACAACTGGAGTCTTCAGTAACTCCACCTGCTTTGAGCTACTCATGGTCTCGGTCGTTTCAGTTTCACCTTCATGCTTGTTCTGATTAACCATAGCAGcctcatcaaatgtcacatctctgcttaCAACAAATTTCTTCTCATCTGGACACCAGAGTCGGTATCCCTTCACGCCAGTGCTAAAGCCCATAAATAGAGCTTTCTTTGCTCTTGGATCCAACTTGCTTTCTCTGACATGATAGTAAGCAGGACAACCAaatatgtgtaagaacttgtaaTCAGTACAAGGTTTACCAGACCATACCTCCATGGGCGTTTTGCCCTCATTCGCAGCAGCTGGCAATCGATTAATGAGATGGCTTGCATAAGTAATTGCCTCAGCCCAAAACGCCTTGCCTAATCCAGCATTAGACAACATACACCGAACTTTCTCAAGCAAAGTACGGTTCATGCGCTCCGCCACCCCATTCTGTTGCGGTGTCTCCCTAACCGTGAAGTGCCTCACAATACCCTCATCTtgacaaattttcaagaaaGGATCAGACTTATATTCACCCCCATTGTCTGATCTGAGAGTCTTGATCTTTCGACCGCTTTGCGTTTCAATCATCTTTTTCCACTTCAGGAATATCTTCAAGACTTCATCTTTACGCTTCATGGTGTACACCCATATTCTTCTAGAGAAGTCATCaacaaaggagacaaaataat encodes:
- the LOC137749354 gene encoding amino acid transporter AVT1I-like — encoded protein: MDDDAHASLTSPLVLSARDDERCESPEVAANCDHQITTNTTTSLLKSFFNGFNVVSGIGILSVPYALASGGWLSLILLFVTAAAAFYSGLLIQRCMEVDTSIKTYPDIGEQAFGKTGRIVLSIFMNIELYLVATAFLIIEGDNLHNLFPNMDLQLAASGFTVSGKQCFVMIAGLVVMPTVWLDNLSLLSYVSATGVFASAIILGSIFWAGAFDGIGFHHEGSVPLNWNGIPTAVSLYVLCYCAHPVFPTLYTSMTNKRQFSNVLLLSFIVCTASYASMAVLGYLMFGSRVESQITLNLPTEKLSSTLAICTILVNPLSKYALMVTPILNAVKKRFPSHYNNNIPLSLLLSTALVISSVTVALALPFFGYLMSLVGAFFSVTASLIIPCVCYLKISGIYRKVGCEMVIVWFIILVGVVVVIFGTYTSLLQIVQHL